Proteins from one Octopus bimaculoides isolate UCB-OBI-ISO-001 chromosome 19, ASM119413v2, whole genome shotgun sequence genomic window:
- the LOC106880378 gene encoding protein MFI isoform X2: MDAEFSDEEAAKIQRKWRSFMDRQIFKYYKDLINFKNCGNPAFMLHCINPVEADLLDAASGNKVRFRLGGGCFPPNIYYKIYTERNIIDLCAISPKNYCTNKMKLPLALHSNNKQYDIFLAQNNDMSDWYRRTENNGWRLVSGQFLCPYKNDQLTLESSQTKYLFHPSKLKRKQNAEQKKKLLQIEWKKKLYRGDFEKLSSEEDHCEVNNLLDWVDALDFEE; this comes from the exons ATGGACGCCGAGTTCTCAG ATGAGGAGGCAGCTAAGATACAGAGAAAATGGCGTTCTTTTATG GATAGGCAAATTTTTAAATACTATAaagatttaataaattttaaaaattgtggaAATCCTGCTTTCATGCTCCACTGTATCAACCCTGTGGAAGCAGATTTATTGGATGCTGCATCAGGTAACAAAGTCCGATTCAGGTTAGGTGGT ggTTGTTTTCCTCCAAATATTTACTACAAGATATATACGGAAAGGAATATCATTGACCTCTGTGCTATCAGTCCAAAAAACTATTGTACCAACAAGATGAAATTACCTCTTGCACTACATTCTAACAATAAACAATATGACATTTTTCTTGCTCAAAATAACG ataTGAGCGACTGGTATCGGCGTACCGAAAATAATGGCTGGAGATTGGTGTCTGGTCAATTCCTTTGTCCTTACAAAAACGATCAGCTAACTTTGGAATCATCTCAAACAAAGTATTTATTTCACCCCAGTAAG ctcaagagaaaacaaaatgctgaacaaaagaagaaattacTTCAAatagaatggaagaaaaaatt GTACAGAGGTGACTTTGAGAAATTATCTTCCGAGGAAGACCACTGTGAAGTGAATAATTTGCTTGATTGGGTTGATGCATTGGATTTTGAAGAGTAA
- the LOC106880378 gene encoding protein MFI isoform X3 yields the protein MDRQIFKYYKDLINFKNCGNPAFMLHCINPVEADLLDAASGNKVRFRLGGGCFPPNIYYKIYTERNIIDLCAISPKNYCTNKMKLPLALHSNNKQYDIFLAQNNDMSDWYRRTENNGWRLVSGQFLCPYKNDQLTLESSQTKYLFHPSKLKRKQNAEQKKKLLQIEWKKKLYRGDFEKLSSEEDHCEVNNLLDWVDALDFEE from the exons ATG GATAGGCAAATTTTTAAATACTATAaagatttaataaattttaaaaattgtggaAATCCTGCTTTCATGCTCCACTGTATCAACCCTGTGGAAGCAGATTTATTGGATGCTGCATCAGGTAACAAAGTCCGATTCAGGTTAGGTGGT ggTTGTTTTCCTCCAAATATTTACTACAAGATATATACGGAAAGGAATATCATTGACCTCTGTGCTATCAGTCCAAAAAACTATTGTACCAACAAGATGAAATTACCTCTTGCACTACATTCTAACAATAAACAATATGACATTTTTCTTGCTCAAAATAACG ataTGAGCGACTGGTATCGGCGTACCGAAAATAATGGCTGGAGATTGGTGTCTGGTCAATTCCTTTGTCCTTACAAAAACGATCAGCTAACTTTGGAATCATCTCAAACAAAGTATTTATTTCACCCCAGTAAG ctcaagagaaaacaaaatgctgaacaaaagaagaaattacTTCAAatagaatggaagaaaaaatt GTACAGAGGTGACTTTGAGAAATTATCTTCCGAGGAAGACCACTGTGAAGTGAATAATTTGCTTGATTGGGTTGATGCATTGGATTTTGAAGAGTAA
- the LOC106880390 gene encoding aprataxin: MAAPGKHLSNATDSETVAKKKCFPGHWSQGLLSSMENPELRVDSDDQVVVIKDKYPKAKYHFLVLPKMKISNLKSVTKDHVSLLKHMHKMGSKMAKRSDENLKFKIGYHSIPSMGQLHLHVISEDFCSPCLKTKKHWNSFTTSYFIDSMEVIETVQKEGKLSFDETLNQKLLKENLRCHVCHKEITTMPALKQHITQHDYSIK, encoded by the exons ATGGCGGCTCCCGGCAAACATCTATCGAATGCAACAGATTCTGAGACTGTTgcgaaaaagaaatgttttcctGGTCATTGGAGTCAGGGATTATTATCTTCCATGGAAAACCCTGAGTTACGTGTAGACAGTGACGACCAGGTTGTagttataaaagataaatacCCAAAG GCTAAATATCATTTCCTAGTTCTTCCAAAAATGAAGATTTCAAATTTGAAGTCTGTTACCAAAGATCATGTCAGTCTTCTCAAACATATGCATAAAATGGGAAGTAAGATGGCCAAAAG GAGTGATGAAAATCTTAAGTTTAAGATTGGATACCACAGCATCCCTAGCATGGG CCAGCTCCATCTTCATGTGATCAGTGAAGACTTTTGCAGTCCATGTTTAAAAACTAAGAAACATTGGAATTCTTTCACAACAAGTTATTTCATAGACTCAATGG AGGTTATCGAAACAGTTCAGAAAGAAGGCAAGCTCTCATTTGATGAAACATTAAATcagaaattactgaaagaaaatcTCAG GTGTCATGTATGTCACAAGGAGATCACAACAATGCCGGCTCTCAAACAACATATCACTCAACACGATTATTCCATCAAATAA
- the LOC106880378 gene encoding protein MFI isoform X1 has product MNSFHDLDEEAAKIQRKWRSFMDRQIFKYYKDLINFKNCGNPAFMLHCINPVEADLLDAASGNKVRFRLGGGCFPPNIYYKIYTERNIIDLCAISPKNYCTNKMKLPLALHSNNKQYDIFLAQNNDMSDWYRRTENNGWRLVSGQFLCPYKNDQLTLESSQTKYLFHPSKLKRKQNAEQKKKLLQIEWKKKLYRGDFEKLSSEEDHCEVNNLLDWVDALDFEE; this is encoded by the exons ATGAATTCATTTCACGATTTAGATGAGGAGGCAGCTAAGATACAGAGAAAATGGCGTTCTTTTATG GATAGGCAAATTTTTAAATACTATAaagatttaataaattttaaaaattgtggaAATCCTGCTTTCATGCTCCACTGTATCAACCCTGTGGAAGCAGATTTATTGGATGCTGCATCAGGTAACAAAGTCCGATTCAGGTTAGGTGGT ggTTGTTTTCCTCCAAATATTTACTACAAGATATATACGGAAAGGAATATCATTGACCTCTGTGCTATCAGTCCAAAAAACTATTGTACCAACAAGATGAAATTACCTCTTGCACTACATTCTAACAATAAACAATATGACATTTTTCTTGCTCAAAATAACG ataTGAGCGACTGGTATCGGCGTACCGAAAATAATGGCTGGAGATTGGTGTCTGGTCAATTCCTTTGTCCTTACAAAAACGATCAGCTAACTTTGGAATCATCTCAAACAAAGTATTTATTTCACCCCAGTAAG ctcaagagaaaacaaaatgctgaacaaaagaagaaattacTTCAAatagaatggaagaaaaaatt GTACAGAGGTGACTTTGAGAAATTATCTTCCGAGGAAGACCACTGTGAAGTGAATAATTTGCTTGATTGGGTTGATGCATTGGATTTTGAAGAGTAA